In Candidatus Desulfofervidus auxilii, one genomic interval encodes:
- a CDS encoding DUF4405 domain-containing protein has protein sequence MNIRKITSLTMLISFVLCILTSAILYIAPHGRVAYWSNWRLWGLSKTQWSELHLNLGILFLLAGFLHVYYNWKSITAYLKNKAKRIKVFTVNFNIALMLTLIVGIGTYFQIPPMSTIINISESIKDSAGIKYGEPPYGHAELSSLKMFAKRVGLDLSKSIELLRQAGIKFENETQTINDIAKKNNLSPKQVYEIIKPATQKKDTGEHSVFPDLPPPGFGRKKLAEFCDDFDLDLTEIIHALSQKGVKATSTQSIKEIAAKNNMEPMAIFEIIRDAINGNKRAPNNRIDPDSKKRHSFLILLFATGYA, from the coding sequence ATGAATATTCGGAAAATCACATCATTGACTATGCTAATCTCGTTTGTGCTTTGCATTCTGACGAGTGCCATACTTTACATTGCGCCACATGGCCGAGTCGCATATTGGTCAAATTGGCGTCTATGGGGCTTAAGCAAGACGCAATGGAGCGAGTTACATCTCAATTTAGGTATTCTTTTTTTGTTGGCCGGGTTTCTGCATGTTTATTATAATTGGAAATCAATAACTGCCTATTTAAAAAACAAAGCGAAACGAATAAAGGTGTTTACTGTAAATTTTAATATTGCTTTGATGCTTACCCTTATTGTTGGTATCGGGACCTATTTTCAAATTCCACCGATGAGCACTATAATTAATATTAGCGAATCAATTAAGGATTCGGCTGGTATTAAGTACGGCGAACCACCTTATGGCCATGCCGAGCTATCTTCCTTAAAAATGTTTGCCAAAAGGGTGGGGCTTGACCTATCCAAAAGTATAGAGTTACTTCGGCAAGCCGGCATCAAATTTGAAAATGAGACACAAACCATTAATGACATCGCAAAGAAAAATAATCTTTCGCCAAAACAGGTGTACGAGATTATTAAACCCGCAACTCAAAAAAAAGACACTGGTGAACATTCTGTTTTTCCAGATTTACCACCTCCTGGTTTTGGCAGAAAAAAACTTGCCGAGTTTTGTGATGATTTCGATTTGGATCTCACTGAAATAATACATGCCTTGTCCCAGAAAGGAGTAAAGGCCACGTCAACACAGAGCATTAAGGAGATTGCAGCGAAAAACAATATGGAACCAATGGCTATCTTTGAGATAATCAGAGACGCAATCAACGGAAACAAGAGAGCTCCGAACAATCGTATCGACCCGGACAGCAAAAAACGCCACTCGTTCCTTATTCTGCTTTTTGCTACCGGTTATGCCTAA
- a CDS encoding metallophosphoesterase family protein, translating to MVKDEKIKIAHVSDLHITGPNFVSQWGENVIDILNSEMPEILIITGDLTDDGYVHEYELAKTYIDRIKVKNKIVVPGNHDARNEGYIIFEEIFGTRCPYYENEKVVILGIDSSQPDIDDGHVGRENYGLIREKLSINNKVKILAMHHHLIPIPGTGRERNIPSDAGDVLKICMELGVNFVFSGHKHLPWTWRLENTYLITAGTATSRRLKGRSYPSFNILEIPAIHADKQDKMATLKEVNVTNKKFREILRGFRALKNVETPLVKGSQKII from the coding sequence ATGGTCAAAGATGAAAAAATAAAAATAGCGCATGTCTCTGATTTGCATATTACAGGCCCAAATTTTGTTTCGCAGTGGGGTGAAAATGTTATTGATATCTTAAATTCTGAAATGCCAGAGATACTTATTATCACAGGTGACCTTACAGATGATGGATATGTCCATGAATATGAATTGGCAAAGACATATATCGATAGAATAAAGGTGAAGAATAAAATAGTAGTACCAGGCAATCATGATGCAAGAAACGAGGGATATATAATTTTTGAGGAGATTTTTGGGACAAGATGCCCTTACTATGAAAATGAGAAAGTAGTGATTTTGGGGATAGATTCCAGTCAACCAGACATAGATGATGGACATGTAGGACGGGAAAACTACGGGCTCATAAGAGAAAAATTATCCATAAACAACAAGGTAAAAATACTGGCCATGCATCATCACCTTATTCCTATCCCTGGAACAGGAAGGGAGAGAAACATACCCTCAGATGCAGGGGATGTTCTAAAGATTTGTATGGAGTTGGGAGTAAATTTTGTTTTTTCAGGCCATAAGCACTTGCCCTGGACATGGAGGCTAGAGAATACCTATCTTATCACAGCAGGGACAGCCACATCTCGGAGGCTGAAGGGCAGGTCTTATCCTTCATTTAACATATTGGAGATACCTGCGATTCACGCAGACAAGCAAGATAAAATGGCCACTTTGAAAGAAGTGAATGTAACAAATAAGAAATTTAGGGAAATACTAAGAGGTTTTAGGGCATTAAAGAACGTTGAAACCCCTCTCGTTAAAGGCAGTCAAAAAATAATCTAA
- a CDS encoding TonB-dependent receptor domain-containing protein, translated as MPSFAFSQPRLLTPERLPACLSKAMAGRPIVVQENEANRHWRAGSDGGQAKEEKSGIISGVVLDKNTGETLIEAGVEVVETGKKVFTDLDGKFRLELPEGKYEIRVFYPLYQGQRIKNVVVRPGKVTRLDISLEPRKEEKIEVVEVVAEPERATEATQLILRKKAPAITDRVSSEVIKKQPDADVAEVVRRVTGISVVKKKYVFVRGLGDRYSKTTLDKTCLASPEPEKKIVPLDLFPATIVESINVAKSYTPDLPAEFSGGLVQIETKDYPDTFKMKFSLSTGYNSRTTFKAFKQYNGGNWDWLGFDDGTRDIPDEIPSEFIKPLDITGEGFSPEEIVKFGRAFENIWNPSEITAYPSQGFGFEIGNKVKKFGYFLNLHYGRKFQTIEDEERKWYSMGYQGRQKILADFTFNTYEKKVDWGGILNVGFELSPQHKFSFKNFYQRKSNDQVREYFGYHETWGQDIWDRRLKWCEEYIYQGQLLGNHHISFGKSDINWRVSYSKTGLEEPDQREVQYFYDREAGEPTLWMDSPRSGTRYFADLGEYRWDTGLDWKLDLENLIKIPTKLKWGFSYTYQDRDFTYRRFHIRRGPGILDVDLSLDPQSLYAPENFKVRNGWWLEETTRSTDAYDAWERNVATYAMLDLLLFDKLRTVGGIRFEADDIEVATFNPFDPEEAVVAKLSDDDVFPAINVTFSLTDTMNLRGSYSETVNRPQLRELSEFEYYDVAETETVVGNPDLKTANFRNFDIRLEWFPSVYELQAVSFFYKDITKPIERVQEATSAGTRRYYINAKSGYATGLELEIRKGLGFIHPLFTNLTTNFNYTYTYSKVEMGSDITPIMTAAKRPLHGQSDHIINLVFDYTNPDRNLTIRLLYNYIGKRLYAAAAYGLPDIYEEPTHWLDFLVKKNFGPWELKFTAKNLLNEQVEFTQGDRIYQRYKEGVSFSIGLSRYF; from the coding sequence ATGCCTTCATTTGCCTTTAGTCAGCCCCGCCTGCTAACGCCTGAGCGCCTGCCTGCCTGCCTGAGCAAAGCGATGGCAGGCAGGCCCATCGTCGTGCAGGAGAACGAGGCAAACAGGCATTGGCGGGCAGGTAGCGATGGCGGGCAGGCAAAGGAAGAAAAGAGCGGTATTATAAGTGGGGTAGTCTTGGACAAAAATACAGGTGAAACCCTTATCGAAGCCGGGGTAGAGGTGGTAGAAACAGGCAAAAAGGTCTTTACAGACCTAGATGGAAAGTTTCGCCTGGAGTTGCCTGAGGGTAAATATGAAATTAGAGTCTTTTATCCCCTTTATCAAGGACAGAGAATCAAAAATGTAGTAGTTAGGCCTGGCAAAGTAACAAGGTTAGATATCTCCCTTGAACCAAGAAAAGAGGAAAAGATAGAAGTGGTAGAGGTAGTGGCTGAACCTGAAAGGGCCACTGAGGCCACCCAGCTTATTCTCCGTAAAAAGGCACCTGCCATTACTGATCGTGTTAGCAGCGAAGTTATAAAAAAACAACCTGATGCAGATGTGGCCGAAGTAGTTAGAAGGGTGACCGGTATATCTGTGGTTAAGAAAAAATATGTCTTTGTAAGAGGCCTTGGTGACCGCTATTCAAAGACAACTCTTGATAAGACCTGCCTTGCTTCTCCAGAGCCTGAAAAGAAAATAGTACCCTTAGACCTTTTTCCTGCAACTATTGTAGAATCTATCAATGTAGCCAAATCCTATACTCCTGACCTCCCCGCTGAGTTCTCCGGCGGTCTTGTCCAGATTGAAACCAAGGACTATCCTGACACCTTTAAAATGAAGTTCTCCCTTTCCACAGGCTATAACAGTCGAACCACATTTAAGGCCTTTAAGCAATATAACGGTGGAAACTGGGACTGGTTGGGATTTGATGACGGAACCAGAGATATTCCCGATGAAATACCATCAGAATTCATAAAGCCACTTGATATTACCGGTGAGGGCTTCAGCCCAGAAGAGATAGTAAAGTTTGGCAGGGCATTTGAAAATATTTGGAATCCCAGCGAAATTACTGCCTATCCTTCCCAGGGATTTGGTTTTGAAATTGGAAACAAGGTTAAAAAGTTTGGCTATTTCCTCAACCTTCATTACGGTCGCAAATTCCAGACCATAGAAGATGAAGAGCGCAAATGGTACAGTATGGGTTATCAGGGTCGCCAAAAGATCCTTGCAGACTTCACCTTTAATACATATGAGAAGAAGGTTGATTGGGGAGGAATTTTGAATGTAGGCTTTGAGCTGTCTCCCCAGCACAAATTCTCTTTTAAAAACTTCTACCAGCGTAAGTCCAATGATCAGGTTCGGGAGTACTTCGGATACCATGAGACTTGGGGTCAGGATATCTGGGATAGACGTCTTAAGTGGTGCGAGGAGTATATTTACCAGGGGCAGCTTTTGGGAAACCACCACATATCCTTTGGCAAAAGTGACATTAACTGGCGAGTTAGCTACTCAAAGACAGGGCTAGAAGAACCTGACCAACGAGAAGTTCAGTACTTCTATGATAGGGAGGCTGGCGAGCCAACCCTCTGGATGGATTCTCCCCGAAGTGGTACCAGATATTTTGCTGACCTTGGTGAATACCGCTGGGATACAGGACTGGACTGGAAACTAGACCTTGAGAACCTCATCAAGATACCTACCAAGTTAAAATGGGGTTTCTCTTACACCTATCAGGACAGGGATTTTACCTACAGGCGGTTTCACATCAGACGGGGCCCAGGAATTCTGGATGTAGATCTTAGTCTAGACCCTCAGTCTCTCTATGCCCCTGAGAATTTTAAGGTCCGCAACGGTTGGTGGTTAGAAGAAACCACAAGGTCAACGGATGCCTATGATGCCTGGGAGCGAAACGTGGCGACCTATGCTATGTTGGACCTCCTACTGTTTGATAAGTTGCGTACTGTTGGAGGTATAAGATTTGAGGCAGATGACATAGAGGTGGCAACCTTTAATCCCTTTGATCCTGAAGAAGCTGTTGTGGCCAAACTCAGTGATGATGATGTCTTTCCGGCCATCAATGTGACTTTTTCATTAACAGATACAATGAACCTGCGTGGGAGCTATTCAGAGACCGTAAACCGTCCCCAGCTTCGGGAGTTGTCTGAATTTGAATACTATGATGTGGCAGAGACAGAAACAGTAGTGGGCAATCCGGACCTAAAAACGGCAAATTTTAGGAACTTTGACATTCGTTTGGAGTGGTTCCCCAGTGTTTACGAGCTTCAAGCAGTAAGCTTTTTTTATAAAGACATAACTAAGCCTATTGAGAGGGTTCAGGAAGCTACCTCGGCGGGCACGCGAAGGTATTACATTAATGCTAAGTCAGGTTATGCTACAGGGCTAGAACTTGAGATTAGAAAAGGGCTAGGCTTTATCCATCCCCTGTTTACTAATCTGACCACTAATTTCAATTACACCTATACCTACTCAAAGGTGGAAATGGGGTCTGATATAACACCCATTATGACCGCTGCCAAGCGGCCTCTTCACGGACAATCCGATCATATTATTAACCTTGTCTTTGACTACACTAACCCTGATCGAAACCTTACCATTCGCCTACTTTATAACTACATAGGAAAACGCCTTTATGCCGCAGCGGCCTATGGTCTTCCAGACATTTATGAAGAACCCACCCACTGGCTGGACTTTCTAGTAAAAAAGAACTTCGGCCCCTGGGAATTAAAATTTACAGCCAAGAACCTGCTTAATGAGCAGGTTGAATTTACACAAGGAGATAGAATCTACCAGCGCTATAAGGAGGGGGTCTCTTTCTCTATCGGATTATCAAGGTACTTTTAA
- a CDS encoding ExbD/TolR family protein, protein MGVDLYSGNKNKGVRPEINVTPLVDVVLVLLIIFMVITPLLVRQFWVHIPEQEKKEVKQESKTNTEEPLVLCILPKNKLLINGNVKVSLEELPQRLKRVFAARDDHVLFVDIEDHANYGFAVEVMDRAREGGAVTIAVLTKPLAKN, encoded by the coding sequence ATGGGAGTGGATTTATATTCAGGAAATAAAAATAAGGGAGTGAGGCCAGAAATAAACGTCACTCCTTTAGTAGATGTAGTGTTAGTGCTTTTAATCATCTTTATGGTAATTACTCCTTTATTGGTAAGGCAGTTTTGGGTTCATATTCCGGAACAAGAGAAAAAAGAAGTGAAGCAAGAATCCAAAACAAACACCGAAGAACCCTTAGTGCTTTGTATATTACCTAAAAACAAACTTTTAATAAATGGAAATGTAAAGGTTTCATTAGAGGAACTTCCCCAACGCCTAAAAAGGGTGTTTGCGGCCCGAGATGACCATGTGCTTTTTGTAGATATAGAAGACCATGCCAATTACGGTTTCGCGGTGGAGGTAATGGATAGAGCTAGAGAAGGCGGGGCTGTGACTATTGCTGTATTAACAAAACCTTTGGCCAAAAATTAA
- a CDS encoding ExbD/TolR family protein, with protein sequence MQRRSLSPYINVTPLVDVVLVLLIIFMVLTPKMLEKFQVKLPAVFHPDPKAKMSYEPVCVIITADGYYYIKEQIYPTLEALEDKLRQVRQETPNRRLTLKADASLEFGKIRPVLQKAKLLGFKGTGLVVGHKHKHKEQG encoded by the coding sequence GTGCAAAGGAGGTCCCTTAGTCCTTACATTAATGTAACACCGCTTGTAGATGTAGTGCTAGTGCTTTTAATCATCTTTATGGTGCTTACCCCAAAGATGCTAGAAAAATTTCAGGTAAAGCTACCTGCAGTATTTCATCCTGATCCCAAGGCCAAAATGAGTTATGAACCTGTTTGTGTAATTATCACTGCTGATGGGTATTACTATATAAAAGAGCAAATTTATCCAACACTTGAAGCCTTAGAGGATAAATTAAGACAGGTTCGGCAAGAAACCCCAAACAGACGTCTGACTTTAAAGGCCGATGCATCTTTAGAATTTGGAAAGATACGCCCTGTGCTACAAAAGGCTAAATTACTGGGATTCAAAGGCACGGGATTGGTGGTAGGTCATAAACATAAGCATAAGGAACAGGGCTAA
- a CDS encoding MotA/TolQ/ExbB proton channel family protein has product MELNWAHIWHTMSPLAKMVALCLIIMGLMSLSVFIDRCFVLFRHQRKSKEFIRKLEPILNNPNFEAALNLASKFQASYAARLVSMEIRHYLAHKRPERVAKRLGQYVENLSQEMRQGFGILSTVGSVAPFVGLLGTVIGIISAFEGIAKTGSGGLAAVSAGIAEALVETALGLFVAIPAVIAFHYLSGKIEKEEIFLKNIAQEIVDKMEDKSAKEVP; this is encoded by the coding sequence ATGGAGCTAAATTGGGCCCATATCTGGCATACCATGAGCCCCCTGGCAAAGATGGTGGCCTTGTGTTTGATTATTATGGGGCTTATGTCCTTATCGGTATTTATAGACCGATGTTTTGTCTTATTTCGCCACCAGAGGAAATCAAAGGAGTTTATAAGAAAATTAGAACCTATTCTCAATAATCCAAATTTTGAGGCGGCCCTCAATCTTGCTTCTAAATTTCAGGCAAGTTATGCCGCCCGTTTAGTAAGTATGGAAATAAGGCACTATTTAGCCCATAAAAGACCTGAAAGGGTAGCTAAAAGATTGGGGCAGTATGTGGAAAATCTATCCCAGGAGATGCGACAGGGATTTGGCATTCTTTCTACGGTAGGTTCTGTAGCCCCCTTTGTGGGTCTATTAGGGACAGTAATTGGGATTATTTCTGCCTTTGAAGGCATAGCTAAAACAGGTTCTGGTGGACTGGCAGCTGTTTCAGCCGGTATTGCCGAGGCCCTGGTAGAAACTGCCCTAGGATTATTTGTCGCCATTCCAGCAGTCATTGCCTTTCATTATCTTTCAGGAAAAATAGAAAAGGAAGAAATATTTTTAAAGAATATAGCCCAGGAGATTGTGGATAAAATGGAGGATAAAAGTGCAAAGGAGGTCCCTTAG